The following DNA comes from Rosa rugosa chromosome 5, drRosRugo1.1, whole genome shotgun sequence.
GACCTCAATTTTGTCTCCATGCCAGAAGATCAAAACTTAATGCAGGGAAGAAGGTACACATATGTTCTGGTGAATCCAATCGCGGCCAAGCAATGCATTGTAATGAGCAGATGAATAGACCACGAAGAAAGCTGTCATGTTTGTCTTTTCCCCTATGGTGACATCGAGTGGGAGGATACCTCTTGGCCTGCTCTTCCCTCCAGAGAAGTTGCTCACTGTAATGTCTGAAGGAAGCAAATCGGATTCAGTTCTGCTTAATTTCTTCATGACGGTTGTAGGTAACACATTAACTGCTACGCCATTATCTACCAGAACTTTCGTTATCGGATATCCTTCTATGTAAGCCGTGATGTATAACGGCTTCAAATGTTGAGCCATTTTGGCCGTTGGTTTTGTGAGTACCACACGGCCTCCCTCATCCTTCAACTGGGCATCAACTTCATCAATCTCAAATCGAGGATGTTGATCGGCAATAAAGTCGCCGATCAGTTCATTTGACTGACCTGGTTAAGCTTTGAGTTCTGAAGGTAAGACATAAACCATGTTGATGTCCATTGTATTGCCTTCTCCTTTTCCAAAGGCGACCTCGCCTTTGTAAAATGGGGATAAGGTTTCTATATCGAAAGTTGTATCGTCTCCTAtgtcgtagtcgattccagttTCATTTTCATAATCACcttgttcttcctcttccccaTAATCGACTTCCTCATCACCATCGTCTCCAAAATCGTCCTGCTTGCCATTGTTCGTGGCAGCACCTTCTACCATTTCCTCATCCTTCAACTGCTGACTGAGACTAGCTTGGTCTTTCTTTAATTCTTCAATGGCCCCAGTTGTTACCTTGGTGGATGCCTTTTCTGTCTCGGCTTGCTACTCAATTGCACGAGCCCTCAAGTATTTGGACAAATTGTCCAATAATTTGCTCTCGGCGGATGTGAATCCATATATCTTAGCAGCCAAATGTTGTTTATGGTAAGTGCGAAGGTAAGTAAGGTCAGAATCGAAAATAGGCAAGTTATCAGTATTGGCTTCGATCTTACAGTTCTCCATCATTGCCTGATAACTGATCTTTAAGCCGATGCTAGAATCCTCATTGATGAGGTATGACTCTGAAGACAGATCCTTTTCCAATATCTTCATCATCGTGCTTTCCTCCTCAGTTAGGCCATACGTGGCCAATGCTGAATACATCCTATGATATTTCTTCATCATCCCCAGATCTTGATTTGAGAACGGCGGATCCTGTCCTCTCTGTACTCTTATGGTGGGGATTTTCCCATTTGACGTCTTATCCTTAGCCGCCTTCTGTATTTCCTTATGTTGTTCAATATTCTTAGCTCTGGCATCAGCCTTCGCTTGCTCTTCAATTGCAAAGTCTTTCTTCTCTAAATAATCATCAAGTTCTCTTGCGAGCTGGACCTCTTTTGGCGTTATACCATAGGTTTCCTCAGCCGAGTGACTTCTATGAAAACATTTAAGGAAATGAACGTCAGCTTCTGAAACTGGAATTTGAGCGACTATATCCTTCTTTTGGATTCCTTTGCGATGTGCTTGATACAAGGCTTTCAAACCAGGAGTAATGAATCGGCTATGGAAACCCTGCCGAATCAGAGCATGATCTGCATCAGAATTTGCTATTATTGTATTGAGTAGGGCTGGGCATGGGACGGGACGGGACGAAATTCTGGTGATCCCGGTCCCGGACCAGGAAATAAAActcgggacgggacgggacgggactgGCACTTTTTGAGAATTGATCCCGATCATCCCGAACCCGAACGGGACCGGGACGGGATCGGGACGGGACCGGGACATCccgaaaggaaaaaaaaataaaaaaatctccTGCAATTTCATCAATTTCCCTGTTTTGCATTTCTACATTTCCATTAAAGCAAGCTACAACTCAAAGAAGACCAAAGTATCAAAGCAAGTTGCAACTAAAGCTAATGCATTTCTACATTTCCATTAAAGCAAGCTGCAACTAAAcctaaacaagaagaaaaacatgATATAATAAGCAAACTGCAACTCAAAGAACTGAAAGAAGACCAAATGTCCAAATCTGCATAATTTAATAATCCATTACAGTTCACAATTTGACACTTCATTGAAAATATGCACACAACTAAATGAATTGAACAAAGTTCAAACATCTATCACATTACTAGCTGCCCCAAGCTTTCCCTTGCCTTTTGCTCTTGGATTTGGAGCTGGACATACATTGGTTTTGCTCTTGGATTTGGAGCAGTTTTCTTCCCCTTAGCCATCAGCTTCTTGAAGGTAGAAAACTATAGACTACAAAACAAAATTCAGGATTtgcaaaattcagaaaactatAGACTGCAACCAGTCAGACACAAGATTTGCAACTCACAAAACCCACTGACCCAATCGAACAAATTTCACAAAACCCACTGACCCAATCGATCTTCACGAACTCAACTGTAAGTTCACAAACCCAATCGAACAAATTGAACTCCTAATCGGCTAATCCTACACATGTAATCTCACAATCCCaatcaaacaaatcaaaattgcaaaacCATCGGCAATGAAATCGAAGTTTGTCTATAAAGTATAAATTGCAAAACTGTAAGAAACTAAGAATCCATGGCTTACATTTGCAGTCTCGGTGACCAGGAAGGTAGGAACTTTGGGAAATTGGGAATGGGTCGGTGTCTCGGTGATGCTTATGAGCTGAATTGATGGAGCCTGGAGGAGTGGAGGAGAATTGCAGAATTGGGAACCCTCAGTCGGTGAACGGATGAGTTGCCGATTAGGTCAAAAACCGAGAGGAATGACCGAATGAGTAGTGAAGGAAAGGTGAAGGAATGACCGAGAGCCTGAAGTAGTGAAGGAAAGGTGGAGACTCGAGACTTCGAGAGGAATGACCGAATGAGTTGCAGATTAGGTCAAAAACCGATTgaaaaataaggaaaataaaataagttTTAATACATCGGGACGGGTCGGGCCTTTGAGGGATTTCTTCGAACCAAACCGAAACCCGTCCCGTTaaaacgggacgggacgggacgggcctAAATAGTAAAATTTGAAGTTTCAAACCCGTCCCGTCCCGGCAGTTTTCGGGACGGGACCGGGTAGGGTTCGGTTTTCCGGGTTCAAGTGCCCACCCCTAGTATTGAGAATATAATCTTGGCTCCTCGGAAGCCCATAGATTACAAGGGCTGAATGTTTCTTATGGAACTTTCTCATTGTTTCTAATTCAGCCAATTTAAATGGAGGGTTGAGATGTTTGAAGACCTTAACCCCTCCTTCAGTAAACCGCAGATGAGATAGCTTTAGGAAGCTAAGAACATTTTCAAACTGGTCACCGATGGTCTCAAGTTCCATAGGTTCTCCTGAATCCTTATGAAAGTCCTCTCTTATTATGGGGGCTTCTCTGTTATCTGCTTCAGTTAAGCATCTGATTTCCTACCCTTCTGACCCTTGCTGCCTTACGGCCGCCACTTCCCTTTGCATGCGTCTCTTTTGAGTTTTTGTCAAAGGGGAAAACGGCTGATCTCTGGCCGCTCGGCCATACCACCTATTGTCATGAGTAACTGGTGGCCGATATGTCCTATAAGGTCTACGTCCTCTATTTCTAGCAAAGTAATCTTGGTCATAAAATCGATCATCTTGGTCAAAACTCGTCGGCCAGTGTAACTGTCAGCAGCATTCCCCTCAAGATCATCATCCTCAAAAgtcaacctcctcctcaccgaAAGTCGTCCGCTTTCGGCGTTTTCAGATTCCTTTATCCTCTTAAAAACACTTTGGGAAGTTTGCTGTCCCTGATAAAATTCCTTGGGACTGTGAGGGCCAAAGAGCTTAAGTACTTCATCCTCAGCTAAATTGGCCGTGGGAGTCCCCAATTCATTGCCAGCATGTTTCCCTCCTGTGTCTCTTTTCTTACTTTCTTCACAATTAGTTGGATCTTTTAACTCAGGCTTTACCTGTTGATCAGTAGCTAACTCTTGGTTCTTGATTTGCAGAAGATTACTGAGGGTTACTTCACAGTTGCAACGGCTGCACAGAATCACAGCACTAGCTGGCGGTGCTTTCGAAGTAGATGACGATGAGGCCTTCAAAGCCGGTGGCATAGTCATATTATACGCATCCTCATCCTGGCTATCATAAACTGGCTCCCTCCTATGGTCACGAAACATATACCTCCTACGGGCCCTAGGATCAGACAAGTTCATATTCGGCCAAGTCCTCCTGTGACCTCTTAAGAAGTTGACGTACACCATGTTGACTGGAAAATGGTCGGTATCAAAAAGTTGATCCGGTTTGCTCATCTCAGGAAACTTCAGCTTTCCTTTTTTGATGAGATCCTGCAAAGCATCACGGTAAACCACACAATTCTTAGTAGAATGCTTCCATGAATTGTGAAATTTACAATAAGACTTATTTCTAATTTCATCGGCCTTAGGTATAACATGGCCGTTTGGTAATTTAATTACTTTCTCAGCAAGAAGTTGATCAAAAATTATGTCGGCCTTTGTGATGTCAAAAGTGTAAGTGCGGGTGGGTGTCAATCTTAAAGGTGTGCCATCTTTGGTATGGTAGGTTATCGGCTGAGGTTTATCCTTGATTGGGTTTGTTGGCTTTACAAGGGCTTTACAAACCACTAGCTTGTTTACAAACAGTTCGGCAACATTAATGTCGGCCGAATCTTCTACCTCGACCTTCAAACCTTCGAAATTGGCCTCCACAGCATGAACAGTAGGGTTCTTATAATAAGTTCCCTTTGAGGCTGACCTGGCTTGAGTTTCTTCTCTAATGATTGCCTCATATCTAGCCACGCTAGTGGTTAGTTCAAAGATGTCCCTAATATCAACTCCTTCATATTTCTTGCGCAACTCGTAATTTAGACCTTGTTGAGCTATCCGAACAAACTCTAGCTCCCCCAAATTAACACTGCACTTGTTTCTCGCGGCCTTAAATCTATCTAAGAAATCTTGGGCTGATTCATGTGCTTCTTGATACATCTTTGCCAAATCGGCAATTGTGACTTCTGGTTCAGCTCGATAGAATTGCTCATGGAAAGCTCTTTCCATGTCGGCCCAGTTTTGAATAGAATTAGGAGCCAAGTTAATCTACCACGCATGTGCAGGGCCGGTCAATG
Coding sequences within:
- the LOC133711571 gene encoding uncharacterized protein LOC133711571; its protein translation is MSRSRPDPVPVPFGFGMIGINSQKVPVPSRPVPSFISWSGTGITRISSRPVPCPALLNTIIANSDADHALIRQGFHSRFITPGLKALYQAHRKGIQKKDIVAQIPVSEADVHFLKCFHRSHSAEETYGITPKEVQLARELDDYLEKKDFAIEEQAKADARAKNIEQHKEIQKAAKDKTSNGKIPTIRVQRGQDPPFSNQDLGMMKKYHRMYSALATYGLTEEESTMMKILEKDLSSESYLINEDSSIGLKISYQAMMENCKIEANTDNLPIFDSDLTYLRTYHKQHLAAKIYGFTSAESKLLDNLSKYLRARAIE